In Mustelus asterias chromosome 20, sMusAst1.hap1.1, whole genome shotgun sequence, a single genomic region encodes these proteins:
- the pxmp4 gene encoding peroxisomal membrane protein 4, which produces MGREELLLSALRAVNRLLRERRLQAALATVKGFRNGAVYGAKIRAPHALVMTFLFKSGSLLDKLKAIAQATYTHSRNLAIFVFLYKGVLAAQQWLQGEKAQFHSFFAACMGGWFVFGDNNHINSQINMYLLSRILFALSRLAVEKGYFPETKRDPFPLFATLVWGVVLWLFEHHPHTLQPSLQSSMTYLYEDSNAWHDISDFLIHNKKSTGK; this is translated from the exons ATGGGTCGCGAGGAGTTGCTGCTGTCGGCGCTGCGGGCGGTGAACCGGCTGCTGCGGGAGCGCCGGCTCCAGGCCGCCCTGGCCACCGTCAAGGGGTTCCGCAACggggctgt GTATGGAGCCAAAATCCGAGCCCCGCATGCCCTAGTGATGACATTCCTGTTCAAAAGTGGAAG CCTATTAGACAAACTGAAAGCCATCGCACAAGCGACGTACACTCATTCCCGAAACCTGGCCATATTCGTCTTCCTGTACAAAGGGGTGCTGGCAGCACAGCAATGGCTGCAGGGCGAGAAAGCACAGTTCCACTCGTTCTTCGCCGcttgcatgggaggctggtttgtgttcgGAGACAACAACCACATCAACAGCCAG ATAAACATGTACCTGTTGTCACGGATTCTCTTCGCTCTTTCACGACTGGCTGTTGAAAAGGGTTACTTTCCCGAGACAAAGCGAGACCCTTTTCCACTGTTTGCTACATTGGTGTGGGGTGTTGTCCTGTGGCTGTTTGAACACCATCCGCACACACTTCAGCCATCGCTCCAATCTTCCATGACCTACCTCTACGAAGACAGCAACGCCTGGCACGATATATCGGACTTTCTCATTCATAATAAAAAAAGCACTGGCAAATGA